A single Streptomyces mirabilis DNA region contains:
- a CDS encoding ROK family transcriptional regulator, with translation MAKQAKRTSRDIRTANRYEVLRQIIAASPTSRQELAAATGLSLATVATLVGELLDLGMLTEVGFEDSAGGRPRGLVAVNASGGALIGVDIAETYVRVELFDLALNVLARAAEDMRPGESRPEQVVGHVAAAVGSVVTQAGIEGARVLGVGVSVPGQVDRDTGISEYAPNWDWHDVPLLDLLAEHIAYPLYLDNPLRACAVAELWFGAARGRGDAVVVNLGTGVGAGLALGGGLHRGVSNSAGEWGHTTLVLDGRPCHCGNHGCVETYVGAPGIMRNLRESSPDSPLLHPDDQTATIDALSRGVAAGDPAALQVVRDTARYLGASIADLINLLNPEVVVLSSWVAATLGEPLLREVREAVARHALRRPLAATEIVLSPIPTDPVCLGAATFALEGALNSVGHKPAGSRSIARRTAL, from the coding sequence GTGGCCAAGCAGGCGAAGCGGACGTCGCGCGACATCCGCACCGCGAACCGCTATGAGGTGCTGCGTCAGATCATCGCCGCGTCCCCCACCTCACGACAGGAGTTGGCGGCGGCCACCGGGCTGAGCCTGGCCACGGTCGCCACGCTCGTCGGTGAACTGCTCGACCTCGGGATGCTGACCGAGGTCGGGTTCGAGGACTCCGCGGGGGGCCGCCCCCGGGGACTCGTGGCCGTCAACGCGTCGGGAGGCGCGTTGATCGGCGTCGACATCGCGGAGACGTACGTCCGCGTGGAGCTGTTCGACCTCGCGCTGAACGTGCTCGCCCGCGCCGCCGAGGACATGCGCCCCGGCGAGAGCCGCCCGGAGCAGGTCGTCGGGCATGTCGCCGCGGCCGTCGGCTCGGTGGTCACGCAGGCCGGGATCGAGGGCGCGCGCGTCCTGGGCGTCGGGGTCAGCGTGCCGGGCCAGGTGGACCGCGACACCGGCATCTCCGAGTACGCGCCGAACTGGGACTGGCACGACGTGCCGCTGCTCGACCTGCTGGCCGAGCACATCGCCTACCCCCTCTACCTCGACAACCCGCTGCGCGCCTGCGCGGTCGCCGAGCTGTGGTTCGGCGCGGCCCGCGGTCGCGGGGACGCCGTCGTCGTCAACCTGGGCACGGGGGTCGGCGCCGGGCTCGCGCTCGGCGGCGGGCTGCACCGCGGGGTGAGCAACAGCGCGGGCGAATGGGGCCATACGACGCTGGTCCTTGACGGGCGGCCGTGCCACTGCGGCAACCACGGCTGTGTGGAGACGTACGTCGGCGCGCCCGGAATCATGCGGAACCTGCGGGAGTCGAGCCCGGACAGCCCGCTGCTGCATCCAGACGACCAGACCGCCACCATCGACGCCCTGTCCCGCGGGGTCGCCGCCGGCGACCCGGCGGCGCTCCAAGTCGTCCGGGACACCGCCCGCTATCTCGGCGCGAGCATCGCGGACCTGATCAACCTCCTCAACCCCGAAGTCGTCGTGCTCAGCAGCTGGGTGGCCGCCACGCTCGGCGAGCCGCTCCTGCGCGAGGTGCGCGAGGCCGTCGCCCGGCACGCGCTGCGGCGGCCGCTGGCCGCCACCGAGATCGTCCTCTCCCCCATCCCCACCGACCCGGTCTGCCTGGGCGCCGCGACCTTCGCCCTGGAGGGCGCCCTGAACTCGGTGGGCCACAAGCCCGCCGGCAGCAGGAGCATCGCGCGCCGCACCGCCCTCTAG
- a CDS encoding FAD-binding protein gives MTETLTNWAGNITYTAEELHRPHTHDALAALVAQSARLRVLGSGHSFNKIAEPGDDGVLVSLTALPPTVDVDSTARTVRVAGGVRYAELARQVHEHGFALHNMASLPHISVAGSVATGTHGSGVTNGSLASAVREVEIVTADGSTVTIGRDDTRFDGAVTSLGALGVVTALTLDLEPDFEVSQHVFTELPLAGLDFEKVAATAYSVSLFTDWASPGFRQVWLKRRTDQPLPDFPWAAPATEAMHPVPGMPAENCTQQFGVPGPWHERLPHFRAEFTPSSGAELQSEYLLPRPHALAALHALDAIREHIAPLLQICEVRTVAADRQWLSPAYGRDTVALHFTWVEDTAAVLPVVRRVEGALEPFDPRPHWGKVFTTPGEVLRGRYPRLDDFRALAETMDPAGKFTNRFVRDFVQPLS, from the coding sequence ATGACAGAGACCCTGACCAACTGGGCCGGCAACATCACGTACACCGCCGAGGAACTGCACCGCCCGCACACGCACGACGCCCTCGCGGCGCTCGTCGCGCAGAGCGCACGCCTCCGCGTCCTCGGCAGCGGGCACTCGTTCAACAAGATCGCCGAGCCCGGCGACGACGGCGTACTGGTCTCGCTCACCGCGCTGCCCCCGACCGTGGACGTCGACTCGACCGCCCGTACGGTACGGGTCGCGGGCGGCGTCCGGTACGCCGAACTCGCCCGCCAGGTGCACGAACACGGGTTCGCCCTGCACAACATGGCCTCCCTCCCGCACATCTCCGTGGCGGGCTCGGTGGCGACCGGCACCCACGGCTCAGGCGTCACGAACGGCTCCCTCGCCTCCGCCGTGCGCGAGGTCGAGATCGTCACGGCGGACGGCTCGACCGTCACGATCGGCCGCGACGACACCCGCTTCGACGGCGCCGTGACCTCCCTCGGCGCACTCGGTGTCGTCACCGCCCTCACCCTCGACCTGGAACCGGACTTCGAGGTGAGCCAGCACGTCTTCACCGAACTTCCCCTCGCGGGGCTCGACTTCGAGAAGGTGGCGGCGACGGCGTACAGCGTGAGTCTCTTCACCGACTGGGCAAGTCCGGGCTTTCGGCAGGTGTGGCTCAAGCGCCGCACCGACCAGCCGCTGCCCGACTTCCCCTGGGCCGCGCCCGCCACCGAGGCGATGCACCCCGTGCCGGGCATGCCCGCCGAGAACTGCACCCAGCAGTTCGGAGTGCCCGGACCGTGGCACGAGCGACTGCCGCACTTCCGGGCGGAGTTCACCCCGAGCAGCGGGGCCGAACTGCAGTCGGAGTACCTGCTGCCGCGCCCGCACGCGCTCGCGGCACTGCACGCCCTCGACGCGATCCGCGAGCACATCGCGCCGCTGCTCCAGATCTGCGAGGTACGCACCGTGGCCGCCGACCGGCAGTGGCTGAGCCCCGCCTACGGTCGGGACACCGTGGCCCTGCACTTCACCTGGGTCGAGGACACGGCGGCCGTCCTGCCGGTGGTGCGTCGGGTCGAGGGGGCGTTGGAGCCGTTCGATCCCCGGCCGCACTGGGGCAAGGTGTTCACCACGCCCGGGGAGGTGCTGCGCGGGCGCTACCCGCGGCTGGACGACTTCAGGGCCCTGGCCGAAACCATGGACCCGGCGGGCAAGTTCACCAATCGCTTCGTGCGGGACTTTGTTCAGCCCCTTTCCTAA